The Amycolatopsis jiangsuensis nucleotide sequence TTCCGCACACCGCGCCCATCAGGATCAGCCAGCCGAGATCCACGTGCAGCAGCCCGGCGGCGGCGACCGGACCGGGATGCGGCGGGATGAACGCGTGCGTGATGGACAGCCCCGCGATCAACGGCATCGCGTACAGCACGATCGAGCGGCCGCCCTGTTTGGCCGCCGCGTAGACCAGCGGCGCGAGCACGAAGATGCCGATGTCGAAGAACACCGGGATGCCGAAGATCAACCCGGACAGGCCCATCGCCAGCGGTGCGCGCTTCTCGCCGAAAGCCCGCAGCAGCGCGGACGTCAGCACGCGTGCGCCACCGGATTTCTCCAGGATCGAGCCCAGCAGCGTACCCAGGCCGATGATCGCCGCGATGTGCCCGAGAATGCTGCCGAAGCCCTTCTCCAGCAACGAGTCCGAGGTCTTCTGCGCGGTGCCGACCAGCGTGCCCACCGGGACTCCCGCGGCGAGCGCGGTGAGCAGCCCCACCACGATCAGCGCGATGAACGGTTCGAGCTTGACTTTGATGATGAGCACGAGCAGCAGCGCGATGGACACCGCGGCCAGGGTGAGCAGGCCGCCGGTGGTGGTCTGCAGCCAGTCGATCATCTGCCCCTCCCGGGGTGCCGAAGGGAGTGCCCGGCGAGCGCGCCGGTGGGGTGGGTGTCCTCGAGCGCGGCGACGCCGTTCACGAAGACGTGGGAGATCCCCGCGGCGGCTTGCCGCGGGACGTCGAACGTCGCGGTGTCCGAGACCGTGTCCGGATCGAACAGCACCAGGTCGGCGGCGTAGCCGGGGCGGATCAGGCCGCGGTCGGTCAGCCCGAGCCGCCGTGCCGCGCGCCCGGTGAGGTGCGCGATGCAGTCCGCCAGCTCGAGCACGCCCAGCTCGCGGACGTAACGGGCGAGGTAGCGCGGGAACGTGCCCCACGCGCGCGGATGCGGCCGGTCGCCCACGAGCAGGCCGTCCGAACCGCCGGTGTGCGTGCGGTGGCGCATGATGGCCCGCACGTTCTCCTCGTGCCCGACGTGCATCAGGCAGGAGGTGCCGAGCCGCTCGTTCAGCAACGTGTCGAAGTACAGCTCGGCCGGGGCCTTTCCGGCGGTCCGCGCCGATTCGGCGACGCTGTGGCCCACGAGCGCGGAGTTCTCCGCCCGGCGGACACCGTTGATCTCGATGGCGTTCCAGTCGATCGGCACGCCGTGCGCACCGTCCGAACCGGACTCCTCCAGCGCGATCCGGATCCGTTCACGAGTGTCGCGTTCGGACAGTCGCGCCAGCGTCGGCTCCAGCCCGCCCTCGGTGGCCCAGCTGGGCAGCAGTGCGGACAGGTAGGTCGCGCCCGGCAGGTACGGGTAGGTGTCGAGAGTGATGTCGCAGCCGTCGTCGAGCGCGTCGTCCAGCAGCCGCAGCAGATCCGGTGCCTTGCCTTTGTTGACCGAGAAGTTCATGGTCGCGTGCGCGAGATGCAGCGGGCAGCCGGCCCGGCGGGAGACGTCGACCATCTCCGCGAACGCATCCAGCGCGCCGGCGCCGTAACTGCGGTGGTGCGGGCTGTAGTAGCCGCCGCGCTCGCCGGCCACCCGGCACAGCTCGACCAGTTCGTCGGTGCTCGCGTACATCCCGGGCGTATAGGTGAGCCCCGACGACAGGCCGAACGCGCCTTCGGCCATGCCGGTCGCGATCAGCTCCTTCATCCGGTTCAGCTCGGCTCCGGTGGCCGGCCGGTCCGCCCAGCCGACCGCCAGCATGCGCACGGTGCCCTGCGGTACGAGGTAGGCGGCGTTCACCGCGATGCCCCGGTCGAGCCGGTCGAGGTACTCGCCGACCGACCGCCAGTCCCAGGCGAATCCCGCCGGATCGTCGTTCCAGCCGGCGAGCTGCTGCCGCAGCACGGCCAGCACCTCGTCGTCCACCGGCGCGTAGGAGAGGCCGTCCTGACCCAGCACCTCGGTGGTCACGCCCTGGCTCACCTTGGCGAGGTGGTCCGGCTCGGCCAGCAGCTGAAGGTCGGAATGCGAGTGCATGTCGACGAACCCGGGGGAGAGCACCAGCCCGGTGGCGTCCAGTACGCGCCGCGCCGAGAGCGTGCCCGGTTCGCCGACCTCGGCGATCCGGTCGCCGGTGAGCCCGACGTCCCGGCGGGTCACCGCGGCTCCCGTTCCGTCCGCCACCTGCGCGCCGCGGATCACCAGATCCATCAGAACCACGTCCGGACGAAGTCGGTCACGGTCTCGCCGTCGGCGTCCACCACCGGCAGCAGCGGCCACTTGTCGAACGTCGTGCACGGATGCGACAGCCCGAGCCGCACCCAGTCACCGACCTCCACCGGTGAACCGGCCGGCAGGATGAGGAAGGCGTGCTGGTCGTTCATCTTCGCCACGGTGTGCCCGGTCAGGTCGGTGAGCACGCCGCCCTTGCGCAGCTGCTGCGGTTCGGGCATGCCCTCGTCGTAGGGCAGATCGCGCTTGCCCGCGGTCAGCAGGGCCAGCTCATCCGACGGCTTCGACGTGACCTGCGCCCACGCGTGCAGTGCCGGGTGGAGCGTTTCGACACCGGTGATGCGCGGATGCGCGCCGAGAGGCGAGATCTCGCGGTAGAAGCCGTCGTCGTGGGTGAGGTAGGCGCCGCTGCGCAGGATCGGGAGCACGTCGAGGCCACCCGGCCACGGCTTCGTCAGCTCGTCCACCACGCGGTCGAAATAGGCGCTGCCGCCCGCGGTCACATAGACCTGGCCCTCGGCGAGCAGGCCCTTCCCGGCAAAGGTGACGGCCAGGTCGCGCAGACCGTCCACATAGGAACTGATCTTCGCCAGCGCCGTGTCGTCGGTGTGGTGCGAGAGCGCGCCTTCGTAACCGCCGGTACCCCGCAACCGCAGGGCCGGGCTTTTCGCGACCGCTTCGGCGACTGCGAGCGCCGTCGAGGCGTCGCGCACGCCGGTGCGTCCGCCGTCGGCGCCCAGCTCCACCAGCACGTCCACCGGCCGCGGCGAACCGGCGAGCGCGGCGGTCATCAGCTCGACTCCGCGCACGGAATCGACCCAGCAGACGAACTCGAAGTCCGGGTCCGCGGCCAGTTCGGCGGCGAGCCAGCGCAGTCCCGACGGGTCGACGAGCTGGTTCGCCAGCAGCACCCTGGACACCCCGAAGGCACGGTAGATCCGCACGTGCCCGGCGTTCGCGGCGGTGATGCCCCACGCCCCGTGCGCGAGCTGGCGGGCGAACAGTTCGGGCGCCATGGTGGTCTTGCCGTGCGGAGCGAGGGCGATCCCGCGTTCGGCGCACCACCGCGCCATGGTGGTCAGGTTGTGTTCCAGCGCCGCCGCGTCGAGCACCACGAACGGGCCGAAGAACCCGTCGGTGAACAGGTTCGCGCGCCGGGCCGCGGCCTCGTCGAGTGTGAGCCCGGCGAGCGTGGGCGCGATCGAGCGGAACCGCCAGTCGATCCGTTCCGCGCGCCCGGCGTGGACGGCGGCGTCGAGAGCGGCGTTGCCGGAGCTGTTCATCAGAAGACCTCGGTTGCGTATATTGCAACGGACGTTGCGCAAAATGCGTTGCATAGGTGTAGCATCCGGGTCGCCACTGGTCAACGGGGTGAAAGAACGGGGAATGCAGCTGTGACCACCAGTCCGACCGGTGCGCCGGAGGTGCTCTGCATCGGCGAGTCGATGGCCTTGTTCGTGCCGGCCGAACCCGGCCCGCCGGACGAGGTCCGGACCTGGCTGCGCACGGTCGGCGGAGCCGAGTCGAACGTCGCCTCGCACCTGCCCGCGCTCGGCGTGCCCAGTGCGTGGGTCAGCGCGGTCGGTGACGATCCGTTCGGCCGCGCGATCGTGCGCGAGATCGCCGCCGCGGGCGTGCACGTCGGCGCGGTGGTCGTGGATCCGGCCCGGCCGACCGGGTTGTACCTCAAGGAATCCGGCGCGAGCGGCAGTCCGGTGCGTTACTACCGGTCCGGTTCGGCCGCCTCCGGGATGGGGCCGGAGCTGATCGGGCAGCTGGACTTCTCCGGAGTACGGGTGCTGCACCTGTCCGGTATCACGCCCGCACTGTCGGACAGCTGCGAAGCACTCGTGCGCGCGCTGCTGGACATGCCGCGTGACGAACTGCTGGTGTCGTTCGATGTCAACCATCGTCCGGCGTTGTGGACCGGCCGCGACCTGTCGATGCTTCGTGAACTGGCCGGGCGTGCGGACATCGTGCTCACCGGCGACGACGAAGCCGAGCGGGTGTGGGGAACCGGCGACGCGCTGCGGCTGCGGGAACTCCTGCCT carries:
- a CDS encoding N-acyl-D-amino-acid deacylase family protein produces the protein MDLVIRGAQVADGTGAAVTRRDVGLTGDRIAEVGEPGTLSARRVLDATGLVLSPGFVDMHSHSDLQLLAEPDHLAKVSQGVTTEVLGQDGLSYAPVDDEVLAVLRQQLAGWNDDPAGFAWDWRSVGEYLDRLDRGIAVNAAYLVPQGTVRMLAVGWADRPATGAELNRMKELIATGMAEGAFGLSSGLTYTPGMYASTDELVELCRVAGERGGYYSPHHRSYGAGALDAFAEMVDVSRRAGCPLHLAHATMNFSVNKGKAPDLLRLLDDALDDGCDITLDTYPYLPGATYLSALLPSWATEGGLEPTLARLSERDTRERIRIALEESGSDGAHGVPIDWNAIEINGVRRAENSALVGHSVAESARTAGKAPAELYFDTLLNERLGTSCLMHVGHEENVRAIMRHRTHTGGSDGLLVGDRPHPRAWGTFPRYLARYVRELGVLELADCIAHLTGRAARRLGLTDRGLIRPGYAADLVLFDPDTVSDTATFDVPRQAAAGISHVFVNGVAALEDTHPTGALAGHSLRHPGRGR
- a CDS encoding amino acid deaminase, producing the protein MNSSGNAALDAAVHAGRAERIDWRFRSIAPTLAGLTLDEAAARRANLFTDGFFGPFVVLDAAALEHNLTTMARWCAERGIALAPHGKTTMAPELFARQLAHGAWGITAANAGHVRIYRAFGVSRVLLANQLVDPSGLRWLAAELAADPDFEFVCWVDSVRGVELMTAALAGSPRPVDVLVELGADGGRTGVRDASTALAVAEAVAKSPALRLRGTGGYEGALSHHTDDTALAKISSYVDGLRDLAVTFAGKGLLAEGQVYVTAGGSAYFDRVVDELTKPWPGGLDVLPILRSGAYLTHDDGFYREISPLGAHPRITGVETLHPALHAWAQVTSKPSDELALLTAGKRDLPYDEGMPEPQQLRKGGVLTDLTGHTVAKMNDQHAFLILPAGSPVEVGDWVRLGLSHPCTTFDKWPLLPVVDADGETVTDFVRTWF
- a CDS encoding sugar kinase, producing the protein MTTSPTGAPEVLCIGESMALFVPAEPGPPDEVRTWLRTVGGAESNVASHLPALGVPSAWVSAVGDDPFGRAIVREIAAAGVHVGAVVVDPARPTGLYLKESGASGSPVRYYRSGSAASGMGPELIGQLDFSGVRVLHLSGITPALSDSCEALVRALLDMPRDELLVSFDVNHRPALWTGRDLSMLRELAGRADIVLTGDDEAERVWGTGDALRLRELLPGPHTLVVKHGEHGATLAEGDEEPLFAPALRVDVVEPVGAGDAFAAGFLAATLQGADPRTRLRRGHLQAAATLLTQDDVGVPLPQPVITALLTADAEGWGAARLTGEGVLVT